A genomic segment from Aegilops tauschii subsp. strangulata cultivar AL8/78 chromosome 1, Aet v6.0, whole genome shotgun sequence encodes:
- the LOC109761990 gene encoding subtilisin-like protease SBT3.9, with protein MGFYTRSSSEARVAWMLLLLCSCTLLLRAHGGGSRKLYITYLGDVRHGHPDDVVASHHDMLGTLLQSKEESVASMVYHYKHGFSGFAAMLTQDQATRLAEFPEVISVKPSRRVRTTTTRSWDFLGLNYQSSHTPASELLQMSNFGEDVIIGVVDTGIWPESRSFSDVGYGPVPARWKGECQTGPDWGINNCSRKIIGARFYTAGVPDEYLKRDSLSPRDHYSHGTHCASTAAGSAVGVDGEEASFHGLAAGVARGGAPRARIAVYKSIFAGYGDSATVLAAIDDAIHDGVDVLSLSLTVPYENSYGALHAVQKGITVVYSAGNDGPRPQTVEDTSPWVLTVAASKIDRSFPTVITLGNKQQMVGQSLYYQVKNINSSSHTASNFTKLICAQSCVPRHEILHQIDVKGAILVCLNDNDAINPSDDFHHAAKYVVEGGGSGLIFAQYTTDTLSSTVAYCPGIACVIVDIYISRRICQYAFDSSSPTAKIEPTRTVMSKDVLASKVASFSSRGPSADYPAFIKPDVAAPGANILAAVGDSYVTKSGTSMAAPHAAGVAALLKALHPDWSPAAIKSAIVTTAHVTDGHGMPILAEGLPRKVADPFDYGGGNINPCGAAHPGLIYDIDPHDYNKFFQCANVKEGISAIASCNTTSMPEYNLNLPSISVPDFRSAITVSRTVTNVGELHSVYHVVVQSPTGVKMEVFPDVLVFDAANKVRKFEVKLSPIWNFQGGYTFGSITWQNDRQVVRIPVATRITIQDFYADVA; from the exons ATGGGTTTCTACACGCGTTCTTCCTCAGAAGCACGGGTAGCTTGGATGCTCCTGCTGCTTTGCTCGTGCACACTGTTACTCAGGGCACACGGAGGAGGATCTCGCAAG CTTTACATAACCTACCTAGGCGATGTGAGGCATGGGCACCCAGATGATGTCGTCGCCTCGCACCATGACATGCTCGGCACTCTTCTCCAAAG CAAGGAGGAATCTGTGGCCTCCATGGTCTACCACTACAAGCATGGTTTCTCGGGCTTCGCCGCCATGCTCACCCAAGACCAAGCAACAAGACTTGCAG AGTTTCCGGAAGTCATCAGCGTGAAGCCGAGCAGGAGGGTCAGGACCACCACCACGCGGAGCTGGGACTTCCTTGGGCTCAACTACCAGTCCTCCCACACGCCGGCCAGTGAGCTGCTCCAAATGAGCAACTTCGGAGAGGACGTAATCATCGGAGTTGTTGACACCG GGATCTGGCCGGAGTCAAGAAGCTTCAGCGATGTAGGGTACGGACCGGTGCCAGCGAGGTGGAAAGGGGAGTGCCAGACCGGGCCGGACTGGGGCATCAACAACTGCAGCCGGAAAATCATCGGCGCGCGGTTCTACACCGCTGGGGTCCCCGACGAGTACCTCAAAAGGGACTCGCTGTCACCGCGGGACCACTACAGCCACGGCACCCATTGTGCTTCCACCGCAGCTGGCTCAGCCGTAGGCGTGGACGGCGAGGAGGCTAGCTTCCACGGCCTTGCTGCGGGGGTGGCGCGGGGAGGCGCACCGCGCGCTCGCATCGCGGTGTACAAGTCCATCTTTGCTGGCTACGGTGATTCAGCCACTGTGCTGGCCGCCATTGATGACGCAATCCACGACGGGGTGGATGTATTGTCGCTGTCCCTCACTGTGCCGTACGAGAACTCGTACGGTGCCCTGCACGCGGTCCAGAAGGGGATCACTGTGGTATACTCCGCGGGAAACGACGGGCCCAGGCCGCAGACCGTCGAGGATACCTCGCCTTGGGTCCTCACTGTAGCGGCGAGCAAGATCGACCGCTCGTTCCCGACGGTGATCACGTTGGGAAACAAGCAGCAAATGGTGGGCCAGTCTCTCTATTACCAAGTGAAGAACATCAACTCATCATCACACACGGCTAGCAATTTCACAAAGCTTATATGTGCACAATC TTGTGTGCCGAGACATGAGATTCTTCATCAGATTGACGTGAAAGGGGCTATCCTGGTGTGCTTAAATGATAATGACGCGATCAATCCATCAGATGATTTCCACCATGCGGCGAAGTACGTGGTGGAAGGCGGGGGATCCGGGCTCATCTTCGCGCAATACACAACGGACACCCTGAGTTCCACAGTGGCTTACTGCCCGGGCATCGCCTGCGTTATCGTCGACATCTACATCTCCAGGAGGATATGCCAATACGCATTCGACTCAAG CTCGCCCACAGCAAAAATCGAACCCACGCGCACCGTCATGAGCAAAGATGTGCTGGCTTCGAAAGTGGCGTCCTTCTCTTCGAGAGGCCCATCGGCTGATTACCCGGCCTTCATCAAGCCTGACGTAGCTGCGCCCGGAGCCAACATCTTAGCAGCAGTGGGAGATTCTTACGTAACTAAGTCAGGGACGTCCATGGCAGCCCCGCATGCAGCGGGTGTCGCCGCGCTGCTCAAAGCTCTGCACCCGGATTGGTCTCCTGCTGCAATAAAGTCAGCCATCGTCACCACTG CGCATGTAACTGATGGACACGGCATGCCGATCCTAGCGGAAGGACTACCGCGGAAGGTCGCCGATCCGTTCGACTATGGAGGCGGGAACATCAACCCATGCGGGGCAGCTCATCCCGGCCTAATTTATGACATTGATCCACACGATTACAACAAATTCTTTCAATGCGCCAACGTCAAGGAGGGGATATCTGCGATCGCAAGCTGCAACACCACCTCTATGCCAGAGTATAACCTCAATCTGCCGTCCATCTCGGTTCCCGATTTTAGGAGCGCGATCACCGTCTCGAGGACGGTAACCAATGTCGGCGAGCTCCATTCTGTGTACCACGTTGTAGTCCAGAGCCCGACTGGAGTCAAGATGGAGGTTTTCCCGGATGTTCTTGTGTTCGATGCTGCGAACAAAGTCCGGAAATTCGAGGTGAAGCTGTCACCTATCTGGAACTTTCAAGGGGGCTACACGTTTGGCAGCATCACTTGGCAGAATGACCGACAAGTAGTGAGGATTCCAGTTGCGACCCGGATTACGATTCAGGATTTCTATGCGGATGTTGCATAA
- the LOC141039175 gene encoding subtilisin-like protease SBT1.7 → MAKERWTPSGIWLESRSFSDQGYGPVPSRWKGKCQVGPDWGSNNCSRKIIGARFYTAGVAEKYLKADSLSPRDHAGHDTHTASTAAGSTVEASFHGLAAGVARGGAPRARIAIYKSLWSDAGIGSTASVLGAIDDAIHIDMFLL, encoded by the exons ATGGCGAAGGAGAGGTGGACGCCATCTG GGATCTGGCTGGAGTCGAGAAGCTTCAGCGACCAAGGGTATGGGCCAGTGCCATCAAGGTGGAAAGGAAAATGCCAGGTTGGGCCAGACTGGGGCAGCAACAACTGCAGCCGAAAGATCATTGGCGCACGGTTCTACACCGCCGGGGTCGCCGAGAAATACTTGAAAGCGGACTCGCTCTCGCCCCGGGACCATGCCGGCCACGACACGCACACCGCCTCCACTGCCGCGGGCTCCACCGTGGAGGCCAGCTTCCATGGCCTTGCCGCTGGGGTGGCACGGGGAGGCGCACCACGCGCTCGCATTGCAATATACAAGTCACTCTGGAGCGACGCCGGAATCGGCTCCACGGCGTCTGTGCTAGGCGCCATCGACGACGCGATCCATATTGACATGTTTCTCTTATGA